Proteins encoded within one genomic window of Lynx canadensis isolate LIC74 chromosome B4, mLynCan4.pri.v2, whole genome shotgun sequence:
- the LTBR gene encoding tumor necrosis factor receptor superfamily member 3 isoform X2 produces the protein MEATEASLASQLKVPPGQFSPHLHLPLKAPPYHTENQTCQDREKEYYEPKHRVCCSRCPPGTRVSVECSRGQNTVCAMCPENSYNEHWNHLSFCQMCRPCDQMLGFEETVPCTSKQKTQCRCQPGMFCVHWDTECVHCEPLSNCPPGTEVELKDEVAEAKRNCVPCKAGHFQNTSSPRARCQPHTRCEEQGLVEAVPGTAQSDTSCRNPLESPEMPGTVLVLAILLPLASLLFLTTVLACSWKSHPSLCRKLGSLLKRRPEGEESNPADGSWEPPRVNPHFPDLVKPLLPFSGDLAPASARFPATPGLEEEVLQQQSPLSQARELEAELPEQGQVAHGTNGIHVTGGSVTVTGNIYIYNGPVLGGARGPGDPPAPPEPPYPTPEEGAPGPPGLSTPYQEDGKAWHLAETETLGCHAL, from the exons gtgccccctggacaattctccccccatctccatctcCCCTTGAAGGCGCCCCCATACCACACGGAGAACCAAACGTGCCAGGACCGGGAAAAGGAGTACTACGAGCCCAAGCATCGGGTCTGCTGCTCCCGCTGCCCCCCAG GCACACGTGTCTCAGTGGAATGCAGCCGCGGCCAGAACACAGTGTGTGCCATGTGCCCCGAGAATTCCTACAATGAGCACTGGAACCATCTCTCCTTCTGCCAGATGTGCCGCCCCTGTGACCAGA TGCTGGGCTTCGAGGAGACTGTGCCTTGCACCAGCAAACAGAAAACCCAGTGCCGCTGCCAGCCCGGAATGTTCTGCGTGCACTGGGACACCGAGTGTGTGCACTGCGAGCCACTCTCCAACTGCCCACCTGGCACTGAGGTGGAGCTCAAAG ATGAAGTCGCGGAGGCTAAGAGAAACTGTGTTCCCTGTAAGGCAGGGCACTTCCAGAATACCTCCTCCCCCAGGGCCCGCTGCCAGCCCCACACAAG GTGTGAGGAACAGGGTCTGGTAGAGGCAGTTCCAGGCACTGCCCAGTCTGACACCAGCTGCAGAAATCCACTCGAGTCCCCTGAGATGCCAG GAACCGTGCTGGTGCTGGCCATCCTGCTGCCGCTGGCCTCTCTCCTGTTCCTCACCACGGTCCTGGCCTGCTCCTGGAAGAGccacccctctctctgcaggAAGCTGG GATCCCTGCTCAAGAGGCGTCCAGAG gGAGAGGAATCAAATCCTGCTGATGGAAGTTGGGAACCTCCAAGGGTCAACCCACATTTCCCTGACCTGGTAAAGCCACTTCTGCCCTTCTCTGGAGACTTGGCCCCGGCCTCGGCCAGGTTCCCAGCGACCCCAGGCTTGGAGGAAGAGGTGCTACAGCAGCAGAGTCCTCTAAGCCAGGCCAGGGAGCTGGAGGCTGAGCTCCCAGAGCAAGGCCAGGTGGCCCATG GTACCAACGGCATTCATGTCACCGGCGGGTCTGTGACTGTCACTGGCAACATCTACATCTACAACGGGCCAGTACTGGGGGGAGCACGGGGCCCTGGAGACCCCCCTGCTCCCCCAGAACCTCCATACCCCACCCCTGAAGAGGGTGCCCCAGGCCCCCCCGGGCTCTCTACACCCTACCAGGAGGATGGCAAAGCTTGGCACCTGGCTGAAACAGAGACACTGGGGTGCCATGCCCTCTAA
- the LTBR gene encoding tumor necrosis factor receptor superfamily member 3 isoform X1 encodes MRLPWAASPCGLAWGPLVLGLCSLLAASQAPLMREGPAQAPPYHTENQTCQDREKEYYEPKHRVCCSRCPPGTRVSVECSRGQNTVCAMCPENSYNEHWNHLSFCQMCRPCDQMLGFEETVPCTSKQKTQCRCQPGMFCVHWDTECVHCEPLSNCPPGTEVELKDEVAEAKRNCVPCKAGHFQNTSSPRARCQPHTRCEEQGLVEAVPGTAQSDTSCRNPLESPEMPGTVLVLAILLPLASLLFLTTVLACSWKSHPSLCRKLGSLLKRRPEGEESNPADGSWEPPRVNPHFPDLVKPLLPFSGDLAPASARFPATPGLEEEVLQQQSPLSQARELEAELPEQGQVAHGTNGIHVTGGSVTVTGNIYIYNGPVLGGARGPGDPPAPPEPPYPTPEEGAPGPPGLSTPYQEDGKAWHLAETETLGCHAL; translated from the exons ATGCGCCTGCCGTGGGCCGCCTCCCCCTGCGGCCTGGCCTGGGGGCCACTCGTCCTGGGCCTCTGCAGTCTCCTGGCAGCATCCCAGGCCCCACTGATGAGGGAGGGGCCCGCGCAG GCGCCCCCATACCACACGGAGAACCAAACGTGCCAGGACCGGGAAAAGGAGTACTACGAGCCCAAGCATCGGGTCTGCTGCTCCCGCTGCCCCCCAG GCACACGTGTCTCAGTGGAATGCAGCCGCGGCCAGAACACAGTGTGTGCCATGTGCCCCGAGAATTCCTACAATGAGCACTGGAACCATCTCTCCTTCTGCCAGATGTGCCGCCCCTGTGACCAGA TGCTGGGCTTCGAGGAGACTGTGCCTTGCACCAGCAAACAGAAAACCCAGTGCCGCTGCCAGCCCGGAATGTTCTGCGTGCACTGGGACACCGAGTGTGTGCACTGCGAGCCACTCTCCAACTGCCCACCTGGCACTGAGGTGGAGCTCAAAG ATGAAGTCGCGGAGGCTAAGAGAAACTGTGTTCCCTGTAAGGCAGGGCACTTCCAGAATACCTCCTCCCCCAGGGCCCGCTGCCAGCCCCACACAAG GTGTGAGGAACAGGGTCTGGTAGAGGCAGTTCCAGGCACTGCCCAGTCTGACACCAGCTGCAGAAATCCACTCGAGTCCCCTGAGATGCCAG GAACCGTGCTGGTGCTGGCCATCCTGCTGCCGCTGGCCTCTCTCCTGTTCCTCACCACGGTCCTGGCCTGCTCCTGGAAGAGccacccctctctctgcaggAAGCTGG GATCCCTGCTCAAGAGGCGTCCAGAG gGAGAGGAATCAAATCCTGCTGATGGAAGTTGGGAACCTCCAAGGGTCAACCCACATTTCCCTGACCTGGTAAAGCCACTTCTGCCCTTCTCTGGAGACTTGGCCCCGGCCTCGGCCAGGTTCCCAGCGACCCCAGGCTTGGAGGAAGAGGTGCTACAGCAGCAGAGTCCTCTAAGCCAGGCCAGGGAGCTGGAGGCTGAGCTCCCAGAGCAAGGCCAGGTGGCCCATG GTACCAACGGCATTCATGTCACCGGCGGGTCTGTGACTGTCACTGGCAACATCTACATCTACAACGGGCCAGTACTGGGGGGAGCACGGGGCCCTGGAGACCCCCCTGCTCCCCCAGAACCTCCATACCCCACCCCTGAAGAGGGTGCCCCAGGCCCCCCCGGGCTCTCTACACCCTACCAGGAGGATGGCAAAGCTTGGCACCTGGCTGAAACAGAGACACTGGGGTGCCATGCCCTCTAA
- the LTBR gene encoding tumor necrosis factor receptor superfamily member 3 isoform X3, giving the protein MEATEASLASQLKAPPYHTENQTCQDREKEYYEPKHRVCCSRCPPGTRVSVECSRGQNTVCAMCPENSYNEHWNHLSFCQMCRPCDQMLGFEETVPCTSKQKTQCRCQPGMFCVHWDTECVHCEPLSNCPPGTEVELKDEVAEAKRNCVPCKAGHFQNTSSPRARCQPHTRCEEQGLVEAVPGTAQSDTSCRNPLESPEMPGTVLVLAILLPLASLLFLTTVLACSWKSHPSLCRKLGSLLKRRPEGEESNPADGSWEPPRVNPHFPDLVKPLLPFSGDLAPASARFPATPGLEEEVLQQQSPLSQARELEAELPEQGQVAHGTNGIHVTGGSVTVTGNIYIYNGPVLGGARGPGDPPAPPEPPYPTPEEGAPGPPGLSTPYQEDGKAWHLAETETLGCHAL; this is encoded by the exons GCGCCCCCATACCACACGGAGAACCAAACGTGCCAGGACCGGGAAAAGGAGTACTACGAGCCCAAGCATCGGGTCTGCTGCTCCCGCTGCCCCCCAG GCACACGTGTCTCAGTGGAATGCAGCCGCGGCCAGAACACAGTGTGTGCCATGTGCCCCGAGAATTCCTACAATGAGCACTGGAACCATCTCTCCTTCTGCCAGATGTGCCGCCCCTGTGACCAGA TGCTGGGCTTCGAGGAGACTGTGCCTTGCACCAGCAAACAGAAAACCCAGTGCCGCTGCCAGCCCGGAATGTTCTGCGTGCACTGGGACACCGAGTGTGTGCACTGCGAGCCACTCTCCAACTGCCCACCTGGCACTGAGGTGGAGCTCAAAG ATGAAGTCGCGGAGGCTAAGAGAAACTGTGTTCCCTGTAAGGCAGGGCACTTCCAGAATACCTCCTCCCCCAGGGCCCGCTGCCAGCCCCACACAAG GTGTGAGGAACAGGGTCTGGTAGAGGCAGTTCCAGGCACTGCCCAGTCTGACACCAGCTGCAGAAATCCACTCGAGTCCCCTGAGATGCCAG GAACCGTGCTGGTGCTGGCCATCCTGCTGCCGCTGGCCTCTCTCCTGTTCCTCACCACGGTCCTGGCCTGCTCCTGGAAGAGccacccctctctctgcaggAAGCTGG GATCCCTGCTCAAGAGGCGTCCAGAG gGAGAGGAATCAAATCCTGCTGATGGAAGTTGGGAACCTCCAAGGGTCAACCCACATTTCCCTGACCTGGTAAAGCCACTTCTGCCCTTCTCTGGAGACTTGGCCCCGGCCTCGGCCAGGTTCCCAGCGACCCCAGGCTTGGAGGAAGAGGTGCTACAGCAGCAGAGTCCTCTAAGCCAGGCCAGGGAGCTGGAGGCTGAGCTCCCAGAGCAAGGCCAGGTGGCCCATG GTACCAACGGCATTCATGTCACCGGCGGGTCTGTGACTGTCACTGGCAACATCTACATCTACAACGGGCCAGTACTGGGGGGAGCACGGGGCCCTGGAGACCCCCCTGCTCCCCCAGAACCTCCATACCCCACCCCTGAAGAGGGTGCCCCAGGCCCCCCCGGGCTCTCTACACCCTACCAGGAGGATGGCAAAGCTTGGCACCTGGCTGAAACAGAGACACTGGGGTGCCATGCCCTCTAA